CTAAACATACGggaattttttgtttcgtttgttATCCACTTTATGAATTGATGTAAATCTCGCGAGGCACGCAGCGGACAAGAAATGCTATTGCCCTGTCCCGATATTTTGCGCTGGAAAATATATCAGCGCAGAGtgaactaacttcacacgtccACACCTTATGATGGCAACGAAACTAATGAAAACGGAACTTGTCTCCAACAACGATATTTTTCGTCTCCATTTTGCTCCACCATGTCAACATTTGCACACAATTTAAAtccgtttttatttattttcgctttaTCACTTTCATACAATGTTGCTTCTTAAAAGTAACGCATTGTTacggattttttttaatatttccctTTTTCAGGGATTTTCAAGAGATATTCCAGTGGCATCTAATATTTGCAACAAGTTAAAAATACTAGACatttttgaaaagattttaagcgaaatttaatggaaatgaCAACCAAGTAGTAGCATAaagaatagttaaaaaatacaattggtCATATATATAAGATACAATTTTtccctaaatatttttatttttataattggcACAATTTGGTCATGTTAttccacattaaaaaaaaaattaaatacatgtaAAACGCCATGGAATATCTTTAAACgtacatacaatatttattattacatgTTTTTAgcgaaataaatacaataaaaaatattagttccAAATGTTGAAAGGTGCATAGAGTCGCAGTTTTATAACATTTGATGCCAATCAATGCTTTCGTACattttgtaacaataaaattattttgagcaATGTTCCTGACTTATATTAGTATGTGTTGGAAAAATTAATCCATGTTATGCTTAGACAAATTAATTAAGGTTCAAAGACTCATTCATACTATTCATgcattattataaaaaactattttattctcATAGCTATTTTTCAGTACCAAAACAGCTGAGAACTTTGTACCACGACTCActcttaaaaattatgtattccATTATTATGTTAGCGTACGAAATCAGAGAATTTTATCCACCTAGAAGCTATGGGAAATACATAAATCTATTATTTGTAAACTACAAATCTTCATCCATATGATCAGCTTTCATGTTATTGAAATCTAAACGACACGTGTTATTATTGTCGACAAAGTCGTCTATATCTTCTAGCTCGTGGTCAGAGAATTCGTCGCCCTCGTCTATGGTGTCAGCAGTACCAAAACTGTCAGCACTTGTACTATCAGTACTAGGTGGTGTCAATTCATTTTCTCTCTTACGATGCAGTAATTCTAACACTGGTGGAGGTTGCCATAGAACCAAAGCAGTACACGGCTTTTCAATTCGATTAAAAAGCGCTTCTGGTAGAAAGGTGGTTTTACGTTgttgttcattaaattttttcaattgttcacACAAAGTTATCCTGTTCGCTTTGCGCAATTTTTCTTCCAACTCCTTAGCAGTTACTTGATAGTCTTTGTAGGTGAGATTAGTAAAACATTTACCAGTACTGGTACTAGGTGTATCATCACCTAACATAGAATTGCTACAGGCATTTGAATTGTTCCCAATATAATCACTAGAAATGTGTAATCCATTGAAATGTGCGGtaattttttcttcagaaataaattgtttgacTGGTCTGCAAGTAATTTAGaacagttttatatttatataagccaTTAACCAAATATATGGAAATATGATTCCAACTTACAACAAGCTTTCTTCTTCTGATTTACGTTTTTGATGGAGAATTGCTCTACTGTGTACTTCATCGTTGACTTGGGCGCTGAACTGCATTACACCATCTTGTCCTAAATTTGTACTAGCTAATTTCCACGGCATTGTATTAAGATTCCACGGTGTTGGCAAGGGAGTTGGCATCAAATGGGGCATTGTTGGTATTGGGTGCTGACATGGTGAAGTGGGGAAAATTTGTTGTCGAATTGCTGTTGTGGTTGCGGTAGAATCTGTTTCAGCTCTGCTGTTATATGCAAActgaatatttatacaaaatatatatatttatatataattcagCTACTTActtcatattttttgtagagTAATTTTACTTTAGTTTTGCATCAATTTATCCCAAAATTTAAAGAAGTTTGCAATAACactcgttttttatttttagatgtGTTCCTTTTATTTCACTACAACTTTGACATTTAATATGcctttactattttttttttcgagaaCCTTGCACCTTGCCATGTGTCAGAAGAAtgatagaaatatatatttagcatATGTAAATTCTGTTCCCATAAAAGTACTAAAgtgattttcttttaattttatagtaaGTAATATAAATACTGTTTCAATTCCCcgaaattaaatgttaaataaacaaaaaaaaaaaatagttactgCAAACAAATCTTAAATTTACCAAACGCACATCACTAATTTcgatatttatttctttgtatttacaTTTGCACACCTTAGTAATTAAAAAGGCATAATCCAATAATTCAATAATTGACAACAATTGAAGACAAAATGCGGTATGCTCAAGTTGTGATTGGTCCAGCTGGTTGTGGCAaagtaagttaattaaaaaatgtaaataaaatgacaCTAACTAACATATTTCCATGAATAAGTAGTCAACTTACTGCACATATATGCAGCGACATGCTCAAGACTCCAAACGTGCAATTGAAGTGGTTAACTTGGATCCAGCGGCAGAACATTTTGATTATCATCCGTTGGTGGATATTCGTGACTTAATTCAATTGGACGATGCAATGGAAGATGAAGAGCTTCATTATGGTCCAAATGGCGGCTTAGTATTTTGTCTGGAATACTTAATACAGAATCAAGATTGGTTAAAATCGCAATTATGTGGTGCAGATGATTCTGACAATGAAATTGGCGGAGAACCAGATGATGATTACATACTATTCGATATGCCAGGCCAAATAGAGCTTTTTACTCACTTATCAATGGGCAAACAGTTAGTACAATTGTTAGAATCCTGGAATTTCCGCATTTGTACAGTATTTCTAGTCGACTCGCAATTCATGGTGGACGGAGCTAAATTTTTATCGGGCACTATGGCTGCTCTTAGTGTAATGGCAAACATGGAAATGCcgcatgtaaatatattaagtaAAATGGATTTGCTCAGTAAAACAGCACGTAAACAGCTTGATAACTATTTGGATCCAGATCCGAAAGCTTTGTTGGGAGATGTGGCGCAATATTCGTCTTGGGGACGAACGTATCGTAAGCTTTCTGAGGCAATTGGAAGTTTAATTGAGGACTTCAGGTAATTAATTTATGATCAGAAAATGAACTTAGTTGTAGTAGTAATTATTCGTTAGTATAACCTCGACCACAACAgttaattttacaaaaccaaaaagcaCTTAAATAACTACAGAATAACGACTAAGGAATTAAGAAGGCTGGTCTGAATACCcctaataaatgaaatatagtAAAATTCTGAAATCTTCAAAACGGGTAAAACATTTGCATATAGTTTCTGCTAATTGCATTATTATAATGGTCGGACCGTGAAAAACTGCTTTGCAAatagtaattaatatttatacgtTATTTACCTTGAGGTTATTTGTCATGAGTTTCTTATGGCTAAGTTGATAGCACCACACGAAACTCTTGTGTACTTGTGATgtcatgctttcttaagaaaatcAACGCAATTGCGCCAAGTGATCACAAAATTACACTTCAATTAGCtgaatttgataaatttttaatccgTAAAGTAATATAAAAGAATTCTTCACCTCAgaagttttgaattttaatactAACATTCATTTTaaggcaaaagcaaaaataacagtaaaaaataataaaaattggcCATATTGCGGGATATTAAATCCTTTGGACATATTCTTAACTTAAGGTGATAAAAATAACGGTTTATTATTCCAGATAAAGCCGAGTTTTTCGTAAGTAGGATGAGTAATTGCCTTAGTATTATCATTTGTCATCTGAGCAATTCTATCGTTTTACCGAATTTTACcgaatcaataaaattttattttgaactaTTGTGGTAACAGTAATTTTATTAACATGAATTGGAGCACTTCCAGTAAAAGAACCTAAAGTCCAAGTAGCTCAAATCTTAATAGTAATCTATGTGAATGTGTTGCatcagcacatatgtatgtatgtgtatttgtattcaTAGTACAGTAAATGTGAATTTCCAAGTGTCcaattttattcttttaatttgCGTGTTGGATGAAATGGATGCTTCATGTGAGATAAATCAGGAGGATTTTTCTCGAATTCCGCAATTTCCTGCATTCCACCATTTGCAATTTTCCACAATTCAGGGTTTTCCAGCTTAAATGTTTCGTACCATTTCTGTACCAATGGATAAGGTGACAAATCAAAGTTTATTGCTTCTAAGCACAAAGTGGCTGACACTAAACCGAAATCAGCAATAGTCAAAAAATCTGCAGCAGCATACTTTGTGTTTCCATCtcgcaaatatatttcaaaaacacttAAGgcattattaacttttttaaggCTCATATCGGTGCGTTGGTAATCGAAAAATATGGGTGCCATGCTATGAGCTGAAATGGCTGCATAGTAAAAGCCCATGTTGAAACAGAGCCGATGGTTCACAATAGCGCGCTTAGCTGCATCCTTCGGATAAAGATTGTTATTTGGTCCATATTTATCACAAATATACTGCATTATTGCAATGCTTTCGGATAAATAAAAGCCATCATCGTCAAGTACGGGAATTTCTTTTTGCGGATTAagctgcaaaataaaaatattagtaatatactaaaattaaagtatctacaaaatatattactttGGCATATTCCTCGGTCATATGTTCTCCCGCGATGAAATCGATATTAATCAATTCGTAAGAAATGTTGAGAGCCTTAAGAACCATGCGAACTGCTAGCGATGGTGGACCATCGGACACGGCATACAATTTCATCGTCATACTTAATAGAAGAATGTAAATACTCTTTGTTAGATGGTAACTATATTAAGGgttattaacaaattaaaatctGCTAATTGCATtagcttgaaaattttttccataatttggaAGTTGTAACTTGTTTCgcaaaattgttgttgcatCGCTACcctattatatgtatgtacatatatacttatatcaaAGAACAAGTAAAACGCTCTTAGTCTGATATAAAAggtacaaaataaaagtaatattatagtatatgtatgtatataccactatcaaaaattataaatggtAACGCCTAAAAAAGTCGGTTATAATATCAAAAATCTTTCgatatattacaaatttataaaaagtgaaagcaaTTTGGtactacaaattttaaataccgTTCGAGCACTCTGATGGAAATGCTAAATATAACTGGTTTCAAGTAAAGCCAATAGCCAACTGTTCACCACTAACGAACGAAACATTATTAATGGTCGCTTGATATCTGAATGTAGTAACAAAAGCTTAAGAAAGCTTTTAACATTTTCTAGTTGAATATTAGACGACAAAATCCAGTGTGACGCATTTAAAGTAGGTACTAAGATagaatttgaaattataatatagaaataacaaaaacttgaaattaaagTGTGAAATGTGtgcacaatatacatacatacatatatgtaatttaattgcactttaatgcatttatttttcaagtgTCAACTTGAACTGCAATTCATTTGataattgctttaaaaattacTCCGGACATTAAAACAGTTTGGTGCACCTGTGTAGGCGATATTCAAATTGTTGCAAGCGAGTGTAATAAATTATGAGAAACCACAGTGCCATTATaaatacacttacatatttatatacatatacatattttatatttgaatatttatccAGCCAGCGCTGAAAATTCCAGATActcgatatgtatgtatgtgtgtccattcaaataataatcaaatagtTTTTCTTTGCTAATGGGCAATACATATTTCAACTTTGGCTATTTTTGGGTAGGCCTTactaaattcaatttttcaaaatgatgaGGTGTACTTACCCTATTGCATCTTCGATTTCCGCATCGAAATTGTCTAATCCTTTTTTCGAACTATCTTTTCCcaatatttttgtgtatttcgTATTCAGAGCATCTATTGATGCTGCTGCATATAGTTTAGCGGGATCATATTGctcattttttatttcgttatatAAACGGCGTTTAATATCTGACTCAATCACCGGATGTGTGTGATGGTTAGTTGTACGGAAAACACGAATCTCATTATCCACATTGATTGTGGATACACGACTTTTGCAATTAAGCTCCGGATCTTTGGATTTTATGCACGACCAATAGGTGCGATTATTCTGCGTACTTCTCAAATGGTAAATATAACCATCGACACATAATAATTCGCCGCCCTTCGCTGAACGCAAAGTTGAGACGTTGTTTACATTCATTTCTGTATCGATTGTTAAATTTGTATCTAATAGATCTTTTTGATTTGTCGATAAGTCCAAATAATCTTCGTTTTTAATTGTACTTATGTCCAAATGGTCATCATTACTGTATGTACCTATGTCTAAATATTCAACTTCCATTTCGTCTCCTGCAGTCATCTCTTCCACTAAATCTTGGTATGTAACGTTATAAACAATTTCTCGCTTTTGTAAATCTTCAGAATCATTTGGCATTGCATCTGTGTCACAAACAACAGATATTTTAGGATTCTCACGCATTTCTTCCAAATTTGTAGGTAGAACAGAAGAACTATCTAGGTGATCGTCATCTGAGTCTAAAACGCTAGAAAAACTGGAAACAGTATTCTCACACAAATCCATTGTTGTTGAACTAGTATTAAGAAATTAGATTAAACTTAATATAATGTAAAACCAAGAATTGCGCTTAAATACTAGTGTAATTACCTTTTCgccgttttttcttgttctgcATCACTAACTTGCTTACTCAGATGTCCAATTCTACGTTCAATGGTTTCTTTCGACCTTTCTACAATCTccttaaattctttatttaatccATTTCCCGACTCGTTTagaatattttcagttttcaacCCGGCCTTCTCTGCATTTTGCACAACAAAGCTTCTGCACAAGCGCCGTTTAATATCTTGTGAATGATTTGAATGCAAATGTGTCCCGGACACTCGTATTATAATGGGACCCTTATGTGTCATTTCTGTCGTTACCCGAGCATTACATTTGTAAAACTTATCACGACGTAAGAGACATGTCCAATATGCCCGGCCATTGCGTGGACTTCGTGTATCCAAATGATAAATGTAATTATCAAGACAAAGAACCTTATGGCCTTTAGCCGAAGGTAAAAAcgtaaattttgctttatcTAAGTCATATTTTGTGCTGGTTGATAGAGCTGCTAGAGGATCTTCTGAATAGGTGTAGGTAACAGGCTGCGCTTTTGTTCGAAATCGTTTGATTTTCCCTTGGCTATTGCTAGGTGTTTCTGTTgacgcattttttattttagcgttcaaattttcaattatacgcTTTTTCGGAGGTTTACTTGATGAAGTACCGCTTGCTAATGCGTAATTTTCTGCGATTTCCGATTCTTTAATTCTTTTGAATGCTTTATTTTCGTCTCCATTTTCAGTTAGTACACTTATATTGTTTTTAAGGAGTAGTTTAGTCAATTTGGAAAGGGTATACCCGTCATGACTGTGATATACTATCTGATGCTCCTTTAAGCGATGAGTGTCATTCGTTAAGCACTCTGTAAGAATACGAGTCTTACATGGGGGATTTTGTCGTATACACTCCCAGCGATGAGTACTCGATGTAATGGATTTGGATTCTAAGCGATATAAAAAACCGTCCACTGATATCATTTGGCGACCAAGTGCTGTTTTAAGCATATATAACTtttgtttctaaaaatttaaacatattatGGGTTAATAAGCATGCCAGTGTGATAGACTTTGATAAAAgcaatgattaaaaaaaaaatgtaattaaaatgatttttttttctaaaagcaATACATTTGATTGAattgtatagtacatacataactacTTAAAATTTGGGAACATCTAACCAAATGCAGTAACTAAAGGTTTAACTTTTACTTATCATAAATGTAGTACATACTTcgaaattgaagaattttccTTGACTTTTACCGATGATAGATTTATCGGAATACGTTTCaacaactttatttttattaatttcctttGGAAATATGTCGTCATCATCTGCAGGCCACTCATCAGATTCCGAACCTCCAACCCATCTTTGCCTATTGGAATTACTATCCTCATCTGATAAATGTTCTCTCTGTTTAATACGTTTGCTTTTCAAAGTGCATGGTTTACCAGCCAAATCTGCACGTAGTTTTCGTTCAACTACTTTGGAAATTTCTTTTTCGGAACAGCGTTCATGCGTATGTTCATTCGTTACTCTCACTACCTTATGTTGAGACTCATCACCTTCCACTATAACAGTGGCTATTCTTGAACGGCATGGCTGGTATTTACTTTTCAACCTATTGCACACCCATCGGCATCTTTTATTCCCTCGATCAACAAAATGATATAAGAAATTATCAACACATAGCATATCAACGCCTTTCGCAGACCGCACCATTTGCACTTGCGATATATCCATTTGTGACATATTTCTATTATTGAATTTGAATGTTGATTAAATAACTGttcttttgattatattt
The sequence above is drawn from the Bactrocera tryoni isolate S06 chromosome 1, CSIRO_BtryS06_freeze2, whole genome shotgun sequence genome and encodes:
- the LOC120766175 gene encoding GPN-loop GTPase 3 isoform X1, with amino-acid sequence MRYAQVVIGPAGCGKSTYCTYMQRHAQDSKRAIEVVNLDPAAEHFDYHPLVDIRDLIQLDDAMEDEELHYGPNGGLVFCLEYLIQNQDWLKSQLCGADDSDNEIGGEPDDDYILFDMPGQIELFTHLSMGKQLVQLLESWNFRICTVFLVDSQFMVDGAKFLSGTMAALSVMANMEMPHVNILSKMDLLSKTARKQLDNYLDPDPKALLGDVAQYSSWGRTYRKLSEAIGSLIEDFSLVRFVPLNIDDEESIQDLLLQIDNVIQYGEDADVKIRDFDPPEEEENEILDSKIL
- the LOC120766176 gene encoding uncharacterized protein LOC120766176 isoform X1 codes for the protein MNRAETDSTATTTAIRQQIFPTSPCQHPIPTMPHLMPTPLPTPWNLNTMPWKLASTNLGQDGVMQFSAQVNDEVHSRAILHQKRKSEEESLLPVKQFISEEKITAHFNGLHISSDYIGNNSNACSNSMLGDDTPSTSTGKCFTNLTYKDYQVTAKELEEKLRKANRITLCEQLKKFNEQQRKTTFLPEALFNRIEKPCTALVLWQPPPVLELLHRKRENELTPPSTDSTSADSFGTADTIDEGDEFSDHELEDIDDFVDNNNTCRLDFNNMKADHMDEDL
- the LOC120766175 gene encoding GPN-loop GTPase 3 isoform X2, producing the protein MQRHAQDSKRAIEVVNLDPAAEHFDYHPLVDIRDLIQLDDAMEDEELHYGPNGGLVFCLEYLIQNQDWLKSQLCGADDSDNEIGGEPDDDYILFDMPGQIELFTHLSMGKQLVQLLESWNFRICTVFLVDSQFMVDGAKFLSGTMAALSVMANMEMPHVNILSKMDLLSKTARKQLDNYLDPDPKALLGDVAQYSSWGRTYRKLSEAIGSLIEDFSLVRFVPLNIDDEESIQDLLLQIDNVIQYGEDADVKIRDFDPPEEEENEILDSKIL
- the LOC120766170 gene encoding uncharacterized protein LOC120766170 isoform X1, which translates into the protein MSQMDISQVQMVRSAKGVDMLCVDNFLYHFVDRGNKRCRWVCNRLKSKYQPCRSRIATVIVEGDESQHKVVRVTNEHTHERCSEKEISKVVERKLRADLAGKPCTLKSKRIKQREHLSDEDSNSNRQRWVGGSESDEWPADDDDIFPKEINKNKVVETYSDKSIIGKSQGKFFNFEKQKLYMLKTALGRQMISVDGFLYRLESKSITSSTHRWECIRQNPPCKTRILTECLTNDTHRLKEHQIVYHSHDGYTLSKLTKLLLKNNISVLTENGDENKAFKRIKESEIAENYALASGTSSSKPPKKRIIENLNAKIKNASTETPSNSQGKIKRFRTKAQPVTYTYSEDPLAALSTSTKYDLDKAKFTFLPSAKGHKVLCLDNYIYHLDTRSPRNGRAYWTCLLRRDKFYKCNARVTTEMTHKGPIIIRVSGTHLHSNHSQDIKRRLCRSFVVQNAEKAGLKTENILNESGNGLNKEFKEIVERSKETIERRIGHLSKQVSDAEQEKTAKSSTTMDLCENTVSSFSSVLDSDDDHLDSSSVLPTNLEEMRENPKISVVCDTDAMPNDSEDLQKREIVYNVTYQDLVEEMTAGDEMEVEYLDIGTYSNDDHLDISTIKNEDYLDLSTNQKDLLDTNLTIDTEMNVNNVSTLRSAKGGELLCVDGYIYHLRSTQNNRTYWSCIKSKDPELNCKSRVSTINVDNEIRVFRTTNHHTHPVIESDIKRRLYNEIKNEQYDPAKLYAAASIDALNTKYTKILGKDSSKKGLDNFDAEIEDAIGMTMKLYAVSDGPPSLAVRMVLKALNISYELINIDFIAGEHMTEEYAKLNPQKEIPVLDDDGFYLSESIAIMQYICDKYGPNNNLYPKDAAKRAIVNHRLCFNMGFYYAAISAHSMAPIFFDYQRTDMSLKKVNNALSVFEIYLRDGNTKYAAADFLTIADFGLVSATLCLEAINFDLSPYPLVQKWYETFKLENPELWKIANGGMQEIAEFEKNPPDLSHMKHPFHPTRKLKE
- the LOC120766176 gene encoding uncharacterized protein LOC120766176 isoform X3, which gives rise to MPHLMPTPLPTPWNLNTMPWKLASTNLGQDGVMQFSAQVNDEVHSRAILHQKRKSEEESLLPVKQFISEEKITAHFNGLHISSDYIGNNSNACSNSMLGDDTPSTSTGKCFTNLTYKDYQVTAKELEEKLRKANRITLCEQLKKFNEQQRKTTFLPEALFNRIEKPCTALVLWQPPPVLELLHRKRENELTPPSTDSTSADSFGTADTIDEGDEFSDHELEDIDDFVDNNNTCRLDFNNMKADHMDEDL
- the LOC120766170 gene encoding glutathione S-transferase 1-1 isoform X2, encoding MTMKLYAVSDGPPSLAVRMVLKALNISYELINIDFIAGEHMTEEYAKLNPQKEIPVLDDDGFYLSESIAIMQYICDKYGPNNNLYPKDAAKRAIVNHRLCFNMGFYYAAISAHSMAPIFFDYQRTDMSLKKVNNALSVFEIYLRDGNTKYAAADFLTIADFGLVSATLCLEAINFDLSPYPLVQKWYETFKLENPELWKIANGGMQEIAEFEKNPPDLSHMKHPFHPTRKLKE
- the LOC120766176 gene encoding uncharacterized protein LOC120766176 isoform X2; the protein is MKAETDSTATTTAIRQQIFPTSPCQHPIPTMPHLMPTPLPTPWNLNTMPWKLASTNLGQDGVMQFSAQVNDEVHSRAILHQKRKSEEESLLPVKQFISEEKITAHFNGLHISSDYIGNNSNACSNSMLGDDTPSTSTGKCFTNLTYKDYQVTAKELEEKLRKANRITLCEQLKKFNEQQRKTTFLPEALFNRIEKPCTALVLWQPPPVLELLHRKRENELTPPSTDSTSADSFGTADTIDEGDEFSDHELEDIDDFVDNNNTCRLDFNNMKADHMDEDL